The Nicotiana tabacum cultivar K326 chromosome 14, ASM71507v2, whole genome shotgun sequence genome contains a region encoding:
- the LOC142168946 gene encoding NAD(P)H-quinone oxidoreductase subunit 1, chloroplastic-like, which produces MTAPTTRKDLMIVNIGPQHPSMHGVLRLVITLDGEDVVDCEPILGYLHRGMEKIAENRTIIQYLPYVTRWDYLATMFTEAITINGPEQLGNIQVVKRMKLADIMTILGKTINSFSKLESLKEVYGIIWMLFPILTLVLGITIGVLVIVWLEREISAGIQQCIGPEYAGPLGILQALEDGTKLLLKENLIPSTGDTRLFSIRPSIAVISIFLSYSVIPLGDHLVLADLSIGIFFWIAISSIAPIGLLMSGYGSNNKYSFLGGLRAAAQSISYEIPLALCVLSISLRLIW; this is translated from the exons ATGACTGCACCAACTACAAGAAAAGACCTCATGATAGTCAATATAGGGCCTCAGCACCCATCAATGCATGGTGTTCTTCGACTCGTCATTACTCTAGATGGTGAAGATGTTGTCGACTGTGAACCAATATTGGGTTATTTACATAGAGGGATGGAGAAAATTGCGGAAAACCGAACAATTATACAATATTTGCCTTATGTAACACGTTGGGATTATTTAGCTACTATGTTCACAGAAGCAATAACCATAAATGGACCCGAACAATTAGGCAATATTCAA GTAGTTAAAAGAATGAAATTGGCTGATATTATGACAATACTAGGTA AAACTATCAATTCATTTTCCAAATTGGAATCTTTAAAAGAAGTCTATGGGATCATATGGATGCTTTTCCCTATTTTGACTCTTGTATTAGGAATCACAATAGGTGTACTAGTAATTGTTTGGTTAGAAAGAGAAATATCTGCAGGAATACAACAATGTATCGGACCTGAATATGCTGGCCCTTTAGGAATTCTTCAAGCTCTAGAAGATGGGACAAAACTACTTTTGAAAGAGAACCTCATTCCATCTACAGGAGATACTCGTTTATTCAGTATCAGACCATCCATAGCAGTAATATCCATCTTTCTAAGTTATTCAGTAATTCCTTTGGGTGATCACCTTGTTCTAGCTGATCTTAGTATTGGTATTTTTTTCTGGATTGCCATTTCAAGTATTGCCCCCATTGGACTTCTTATGTCGGGATATGgatcaaataataaatattcCTTTTTAGGTGGTCTACGGGCAGCTGCTCAATCAATTAGTTATGAAATACCATTAGCTCTATGTGTGTTATCAATATCTCTACGTTTAATTTGGTGA